One window from the genome of Paraclostridium sordellii encodes:
- a CDS encoding patatin-like phospholipase family protein: MKANLVCKGGGIKGIALVGAISCLEERGYEWENLAGTSAGAIITSLLAVGYNSNEIKNILYDINYENFKDKNRLQYIPLIGDFLSVFIHKGIYSGNCIENFLHEKFKAKSKTKFKDISVNGKSKLKMIAVDVTRGKLLILPDDLVGYGIDPMEFEISKAVRMSLSIPLYYYPVKVKTKDRCCFIVDGGLLSNFPIWVFDTDSCTCSTVPTFGLNLSGEAKVILPKCQNSISYLLSVIHTSLSTNEDVYFKEKDALRIINIPTLNISTTDFDLSKTDMSNLYNSGYNSAYKFLDSWNFEHYISKYGF, from the coding sequence ATGAAGGCAAATTTAGTTTGCAAAGGTGGAGGTATAAAAGGAATTGCATTAGTAGGTGCTATATCTTGCTTAGAAGAAAGAGGATATGAATGGGAAAATTTAGCTGGAACTTCTGCTGGAGCCATTATAACTTCCCTATTAGCAGTTGGATATAATTCAAATGAGATAAAAAATATTTTATACGATATAAATTACGAAAATTTTAAAGATAAAAATAGATTGCAATACATTCCACTTATTGGAGATTTTTTAAGTGTTTTTATTCATAAAGGAATTTACTCTGGTAATTGCATAGAAAATTTTTTACATGAAAAGTTTAAAGCTAAAAGTAAAACTAAATTTAAAGATATATCTGTAAATGGAAAAAGTAAGCTTAAGATGATAGCCGTCGATGTTACAAGAGGTAAACTTCTTATATTACCAGACGATTTGGTTGGTTATGGAATAGACCCTATGGAATTTGAAATATCAAAAGCAGTTAGAATGAGTCTTAGCATTCCACTTTATTACTATCCAGTAAAAGTAAAAACTAAAGATAGATGTTGTTTTATAGTGGATGGCGGATTACTTAGTAATTTTCCAATATGGGTTTTTGATACAGATTCTTGTACATGTTCTACAGTTCCTACCTTTGGTTTAAATCTTTCTGGAGAAGCTAAGGTTATATTGCCTAAATGCCAAAACTCTATATCTTATTTATTAAGTGTCATTCATACTTCACTAAGTACAAATGAAGATGTTTACTTTAAAGAAAAAGATGCACTAAGAATAATTAATATCCCAACATTAAATATATCTACTACAGATTTTGATTTATCAAAAACTGATATGTCTAACCTATACAATTCTGGATATAATTCAGCTTATAAATTTTTAGATTCTTGGAACTTTGAACACTATATATCAAAATATGGATTTTAA
- the sstT gene encoding serine/threonine transporter SstT yields the protein MKKLLVKWNQISLVKRIVLGLILGIILSLTIPTVAKPISIFGSLFVGALKAVAPILVFFLVMSAISQHKQGQQTNMKSIIGLYLLGTFLASLIAVLASFIFPITLTLGAGVDNITPPGGVIEVLKSLLMNIVDNPVKALFNANYIGILSWALILGFALKTANNSTKTIINNVSDALSQVVRWIINFAPLGIMGLVFDSISTQGIKSLLSYGQLIILLVGSMVFIAIVINPIITFVCIRKNPYPLVFKCLKDSGLTAFFTRSSAANIPVNMGLCEELKLNKDTYSVSIPLGATINMGGAAITISILTLAAVHTLGIEVDIWMALILSLLSAISACGASGVAGGSLLLVPLACSLFGIPNDVAMQVVGVGFIVGVIQDSCETALNSSTDVLFTAVAELSKRRKENMKKTLQKN from the coding sequence ATGAAAAAACTTTTAGTCAAATGGAACCAAATAAGTTTAGTTAAAAGGATTGTTCTTGGATTAATATTGGGTATTATTCTTTCGCTAACTATACCTACTGTAGCTAAACCTATTTCAATATTTGGTTCATTATTTGTAGGAGCCTTAAAAGCTGTTGCACCAATACTTGTATTTTTTTTAGTAATGTCTGCTATCTCTCAACATAAACAAGGTCAACAAACTAATATGAAATCAATAATCGGACTTTATCTCTTAGGGACTTTTTTAGCCAGTCTTATAGCAGTTTTAGCTAGTTTTATTTTTCCAATAACTTTAACTCTTGGTGCTGGTGTCGATAATATAACTCCTCCAGGCGGAGTTATAGAAGTTTTAAAAAGTCTACTTATGAATATTGTAGATAATCCGGTTAAAGCACTTTTTAATGCTAACTACATAGGCATACTATCTTGGGCATTAATTTTAGGTTTTGCACTAAAAACAGCTAATAATTCTACTAAAACCATTATAAATAACGTATCGGATGCACTTTCTCAAGTAGTAAGATGGATAATTAACTTTGCCCCACTAGGTATTATGGGTCTTGTATTTGATAGCATCTCAACTCAAGGGATTAAATCTTTACTTAGTTATGGTCAGTTAATAATTTTATTAGTTGGGTCTATGGTATTTATAGCTATTGTTATAAATCCAATTATAACTTTTGTATGTATTCGTAAAAATCCATATCCACTTGTTTTTAAATGTCTAAAAGATAGCGGACTTACTGCATTCTTTACTAGAAGTTCTGCTGCTAACATTCCTGTAAATATGGGGCTTTGTGAAGAATTAAAATTAAACAAAGATACCTATTCTGTATCTATTCCTCTTGGTGCTACAATAAATATGGGTGGTGCTGCTATAACTATATCTATATTAACACTTGCAGCAGTTCATACACTTGGTATAGAAGTTGATATATGGATGGCTTTGATACTTAGTCTATTATCTGCTATAAGTGCTTGTGGTGCTTCTGGTGTTGCTGGTGGCTCACTTTTATTAGTTCCTCTTGCTTGTAGTTTATTTGGTATACCAAACGATGTTGCTATGCAAGTTGTAGGGGTTGGATTTATAGTTGGTGTAATTCAAGATTCTTGTGAAACTGCATTAAATTCCTCAACAGATGTTTTATTTACAGCAGTAGCTGAACTTTCAAAACGTCGTAAAGAAAATATGAAAAAAACACTCCAGAAAAATTAA